One genomic segment of Cydia splendana chromosome 5, ilCydSple1.2, whole genome shotgun sequence includes these proteins:
- the LOC134790679 gene encoding cysteine desulfurase, mitochondrial has translation MFRLSKSVITLLSKTAKISAPQDTGILLCTQGNLKFLSTDINDKFSLKHEEVGRPLYFDAQATTPVDPRVLDVMMPYFVGQHGNPHSRTHAYGWESEAAVEKAREQVANLIRADPKEIIFTSGATESNNISVKGVARFYAPRKKHIVTTQIEHKCVLDSCRALEGEGFKITYLPVGANGIIDLKELEAALTPETSLVSIMTVNNEIGVKQPIAEIGELCKSKKIFFHTDAAQAVGKVPLDVNKMNIDLMSISGHKVYGPKGVGALYIRRRPRVRVEPIQSGGGQERGMRSGTVPTPLVVGLGAACELAEREMAYDHAWMETLSQRFLDKIYSKLSHVIRNGDPEQSYHGCINLSFAYVEGESLLMALKDVALSSGSACTSASLEPSYVLRAIGTDEDLAHSSIRFGLGRFTTIDEVDYTAEKTIRHVERLREMSPLWEMVQEGVDIKTIQWSQH, from the exons atgtttcgCTTATCAAAAAGCGTTATAACATTACTCtcaaaaactgcaaaaatatcTGCACCGCAAGACACTGGAATTTTACTGTGTACACAGGGAAACCTAAAGTTTCTCAGTACAG atattaaCGATAAGTTTTCCTTGAAACATGAAGAGGTTGGCCGGCCCCTTTACTTCGACGCTCAAGCGACAACACCTGTC GACCCTCGAGTACTTGACGTGATGATGCCTTACTTTGTTGGACAGCATGGCAATCCACATTCTAGGACTCATGCATACGGTTGGGAGAGTGAAGCAGCTGTGGAAAAAGCTAGAGAACAAGTAGCAAATCTCATTAGAGCGGATCCCAAGGAAATTATATTTACCTCGGGAGCAACGGAGTCTAATAATATATCTGTAAAAGGAGTTGCTAGGTTTTATGCGCCCAGGAAAAAGCATATTGTTACTACTCAAATT GAACATAAATGTGTACTGGACTCATGCAGAGCACTAGAAGGAGAGGGTTTCAAGATTACATATCTGCCGGTGGGAGCCAATGGCATTATTGACCTAAAAGAATTGGAAGCTGCACTCACCCCCGAAACTAGTCTTGTTTCAATAATGACAGTCAACAATGAAATAG GTGTAAAACAGCCTATAGCTGAAATTGGAGAGCTCTGCAAAAGCAAAAAGATATTTTTCCACACAGATGCAGCACAAGCGGTGGGCAAGGTCCCTCTGGATGTTAACAAGATGAACattgatttaatgtcaatttcTGGCCACAAAGTTTATGGACCCAAAGGTGTTGGGGCACTGTACATTCGGCGTAGGCCTCGAGTACGAGTAGAGCCTATACAGAGTGGAGGGGGGCAAGAAAGAGGAATGAGGAGTGGCACAGTACCTACGCCTCTTGTTGTTGGACTAG GTGCCGCTTGTGAACTGGCCGAGCGTGAGATGGCATATGACCACGCCTGGATGGAAACACTCTCACAAAGATTCCTGGACAAGATTTACTCAAAGCTGTCACATGTCATCAGAAATGGGGATCCAGAACAATCTTACCATGGATGTATCAATTTGTCATTTGCTTATGTTGAAG GCGAATCTTTGTTGATGGCCCTAAAAGATGTGGCGCTGTCCAGTGGCTCGGCGTGCACCTCAGCCTCTTTAGAACCTTCCTATGTATTGAGAGCTATTGGAACAGACGAAGATTTAGCACACAGTTCAATCAG ATTCGGACTAGGAAGATTCACAACAATCGACGAAGTAGACTACACAGCAGAGAAGACAATCAGACACGTGGAACGCCTCCGAGAGATGAGCCCGCTGTGGGAGATGGTGCAGGAGGGAGTGGACATCAAAACTATTCAGTGGTCGCAGCACTAA
- the LOC134790713 gene encoding uncharacterized protein LOC134790713, with protein MELKLTPTIVFLVLSICLVHIAVAKPRTVQRGDEVIPLDQSIVANLPEKATINPSVPETKIPSRRVPCQFDEPTEESVCQEHCLPKGYSYGLCVAYTCSCI; from the exons ATGGAATTAAAATTGACACCTACGATTGTTTTTCTGGTCTTATCAATTTGTTTAGTGCATATCGCGGTCGCGAAGCCAAGAACGGTTCAGAGAGGAGATGAAGTGATACCGTTAGACCAGTCCATCGTAGCAAATTTGCCGGAAAAGGCTACGATTAACCCATCTGTACCAG AAACCAAAATTCCTAGTCGCCGTGTACCCTGCCAATTCGACGAGCCCACTGAAGAATCCGTCTGCCAGGAGCACTGCTTGCCAAAAGGATACTCATACGGACTCTGTGTCGCCTATACCTGCAGTTGCATTTAA
- the LOC134790673 gene encoding aromatic-L-amino-acid decarboxylase-like gives MNSTEFREFGKAAIDLMADYYDSIRTRDVLPSVEPGYLLKMLPENAPEEPENWKDVLKDFNEAIMPGITHWHSPQFHAFYPTAVSYPGIVGGLLSDSLAVIGFSWMSSPACTELEVVTMNWLGKLLGLPEEFLNCSDGPGGGVIQGSASEATLVGLLVAKNKTVHRLMANDPSLEEGEINAKLVAYTSDQCNSSVEKSGLLGSMKMRLLKSDADGRLRGETLKNAFEEDRAQGLIPCYVIANLGTTGTCAFDPLYELGPVCKEANVWLHVDAAYAGSAFICPEYRVLMKGVEYADSFDFNPHKWMLVNFDCSAMWVKNGYDLINTFDIQRIYLDDVKTNIKIPDYRHWQIPLGRRFRSLKLWTVLRIYGAEGIRSHLRNQISLAQHFAKLVRADDRFLVEPEPSMGLVCFRLKDGDSATRKLLENLTEKKQIYMVAATYRGRYIIRFVVCSHLTTREDIDISWKIIKEEVDMIVTPTLHTKTQIPALGHIDIKSLCEKSK, from the exons GGATGTGCTGCCATCGGTTGAACCAGGATATTTATTGAAAATGCTGCCCGAAAACGCTCCCGAAGAGCCCGAAAACTGGAAAGATGTCCTTAAAGATTTCAATGAAGCAATAATGCCAGGC ATAACCCATTGGCACTCGCCTCAGTTCCACGCGTTCTACCCGACAGCAGTTTCGTACCCCGGTATCGTCGGAGGCCTGCTCAGCGATAGTCTCGCCGTCATCGGATTCAGTTGG ATGTCAAGCCCGGCATGCACCGAACTGGAGGTGGTAACGATGAATTGGCTGGGCAAGCTCCTCGGGCTCCCGGAGGAATTCCTCAACTGCTCTGACGGCCCCGGCGGTGGTGTCATTCAG GGCTCAGCTAGTGAGGCAACTTTAGTCGGTTTACTCGTTGCCAAAAACAAAACCGTACACAGACTCATGGCAAACGATCCCAGCCTCGAGGAAGGCGAGATCAACGCAAAGCTCGTGGCCTACACATCGGACCAATGCaattcgtcggttgaaaaatcCGGATTACTCGGCTCAATGAAAATGCGGTTACTTAAATCTGATGCAGATGGCAGACTGCGTGGAGAGACTCTTAAAAATGCATTTGAAGAGGACAGGGCCCAAGGCTTAATACCATGCTATGTTATTGCCAACCTTGGCACGACAGGCACCTGCGCCTTCGACCCCTTGTATGAACTTGGGCCGGTGTGCAAGGAAGCAAATGTGTGGCTACATGTCGACGCCGCCTACGCAGGATCAGCTTTCATTTGCCCCGAATACAGAGTACTAATGAAAGGAGTTGAATACGCAGATTCCTTTGACTTCAACCCACACAAGTGGATGCTTGTGAATTTCGATTGTTCCGCAATGTGGGTCAAAAATGGATACGATCTAATCAACACTTTCGACATCCAGCGTATTTATTTAGACGATGTTAAGACTAACATTAAAATACCTGACTATCGTCACTGGCAAATACCTCTCGGTAGACGATTCAGGTCTTTGAAGTTGTGGACTGTTTTGAGAATATATGGCGCAGAAGGCATTAGATCTCATCTCAGAAATCAGATCAGCCTCGCTCAACATTTCGCCAAGTTAGTTCGAGCTGACGATCGATTTCTGGTGGAACCCGAGCCATCAATGGGATTGGTGTGCTTCAGGCTTAAAGATGGTGACAGTGCAACACGCAAATTGTTAGAAAATTTAACGGAAAAGAAACAAATCTACATGGTGGCGGCAACTTATCGTGGCAGATATATAATCCGTTTCGTAGTCTGTTCTCACTTAACAACGAGAGAAGATATTGACATCAGTTGGAAAATAATTAAAGAGGAAGTTGACATGATCGTCACGCCCACGTTACACACCAAAACTCAAATCCCAGCGTTAGGTCATATCGACATCAAGAGTTTATGTGAAAAATCGAAGTAA